The region GGTGCTCATCACCGCGGGCAGCCTGCCGAAGACCTCAAGTGGAAAGGTACAGCGGCGCGTCACCCGACAGACGTTCCTGGAGGACGGCCTGGAGGTGGTGCACGTCTGGCGTGAGGGGAGGGTGGAAGCCTCCACTCTGGACGCCGCGCCGCGCGAGCCCGTGTCGACGCAGGAGGGAGACGTGCTCGCGTGGCTCAGGGAGGAGCTGTCGCGCAGCCTCGGTGTCGCGCCGGGGGGACTGGACGCCGACGAGCCGCTCACGCGCTATGGCCTCGACTCGCTGCGCGGGTTGGATGTGACGCACGCCGTGCAGCAGGCGTGGCAGGTGTCGCTTCCGCCCACGTTGTTGCTCCAGGGCCCCAGCCTGCGCGAGGTGTCCGCGTGGGTGGAGCGCATGCGAGGCACGGCGGAGTCCTCGTCCGCGATGGTGGGGACGGAGGACTCGACGCCGCATGTGTCGGATGGCCAGCGGGCGCTGTGGTTCCTCCAGCGACTGGCTCCCGGCGCCACCGCGTACCACATCACGCGGGCCGTGCGCCTCTCGCCGCAGGTGGACCTGGCCGTCCTGGAGCGTGCGTTCACCGCGCTCGTCGCCCGTCACCCGGTGCTCGCGTGCGCGTTCCCCGAGGAGAAGGGCGAGCCCGTGTGTCGAGCCGCGACGGCCCCGGCGTTGGAGCAGGAGTCCGCGCGAGGCTGGACGGAGCAGACCCTTCACGAGCGCCTGGTGTCGGAGTCGCATCGGCCGTTCGACCTGGAGCATGGACCGCTGCTGAGGCTGCGTGTCTTCACGGACGTGGAAGGAGGGCCGGTGCTGTTGATCGTCCTCCACCACCTGGTCACCGACTTCTGGTCGCTCGAGGTGTTGGCCGAGGAGCTGGGCGTGCTCTACACGGCGGGGAAACGAGGTGTGCCCCCGCTGCTCCCCGCGCCTGCTCCCGCGGTGGGCCCCATCCTCCGCGCGGAGGAGTCCCGGTACACGGGCGCTCGGGGCGAGGTGCTCCAGTCCTGGTGGCGTGAGCGGCTGAGCGGAGAGCTGCCCGTGTTGGAGCTGCCCACCTCGCGTCCTCGGCCCCGGCTCCAGTCGTTCCGGGGTGGGACGGTGTCCTTCCGCGTGGAGGCGGAGACGGCGTCGCGACTCGCGTCGTTGGGACAGGCGAAAGGCGCCACGCCGTTCATGGTGCTGCTGGCGGGCTACCTCGCGTTCCTGCGTCGCTACACGGGGCAGGAGGACCTGGTGGTGGGCACACCCACGGCGGGCAGGTCTCGCGCGGACCTGGCGCGACAGGTGGGGTACTTCGTCAACCCGGTGCCCCTACGGGCCCGGGTGGCTCGCGGGGTGTCCTTCTCCGGTTTGCTCGCGGAGGTGCGAGGCACGGTGCTGGAGGCGCTGGAGCACCAGGAGCTGCCCTTCGCGCGCCTCGTCGAGCGGCTCCAGCCTCGACGGGATGCGTCCCGTCCGCCCGTCTTCCAGACGATGTTCGTGCTGCACTCGGGACGTCCGGGACGCGAGGCGCTCGCGCCGTTCGCGCTCGGTGGCGCGGGGGCTCGCGTGAGCCTCGGTGAGCTGGAGCTGGAGTCAGTGCCGCTGCGCAATCAAGCCTCGGCCTTCGACCTCACGCTGTCGATGGCCGAGTCGGGCGATGGCTTCGAGGCCAGCCTGGAGTACTGCACCGACCTCTTCGACACCGACCTCGCGGAGCGCATGGCCCGCCACCTTCGCGGGATGTTGGACGCGGTGTCACGAGCGCCGGAGACGCCGGTGTTGGACCTGCCGCTGCTCGAAGAGGAGGAGCGACGCGCCACGCTCGCGCTGGGGCGGAGGCCCACGGCGACCCGGGCCCCCGAGCCTCGAGGACTGCACGAGGTCTTCGAGGCCTGGGCCGTGAAGACCCCCGAGGCCACGGCGCTGGTCGCGGGCGCCACGAACTGGACGTACCGCGAGGTGAACGAATGGGCGGACCGGCTCGCGAGTCGGTTGCGTCGTCAAGGCGTCGGGCCCGAGGCGCGCGTCGCGACGTTGTTCGAGCGCGGCGGGCCCGAGGCGGTCATCGCATTTCTCGCGGTGCTGAAGGCGGGCGGCGTGGTGATGCCGTGCGAGCCCTCGCATCCTCCCGAGCGCATCTCCTGGTTGTTGCAGGACGCGGGGGCGCGCTGGTTGCTCTCGCAGGAGCGACTCATGAGGAGGCTCGAGGTCCCCTCCGGGGTGACGTCGCTGCGCTGGGAGGAGTTCGGCTCGCGTGAAGCGGAGACCGAGCCCTCCGCCGAGATGAACCCGTCCGTGCCGACGCTGGAGGCCGTGGCGTACCTCATCTACACGTCGGGGAGCACGGGGCGTCCCAAGGGTGTGTTGGTGCCGCATCGCGGAGCCCTGCACCTCACGGAGGCGATGGGAGCGCGCTTCAACCTGGGGCCTGGCGCGCGCGTGCTCCAGTTCGCCTCACCGGTCTTCGACGCCTCCGTGTCGGAGTACCTCCAGGCGCTCATGACGGGCTCGGCGCTGCACCTGCCGCCGTCGGGCGAGGTGCTGGCGGGAGAGGCCCTGCACCGAATCCTCCGTGAGCAACGAATCACGCATGCGACGCTGCCCCCGTCGGCCTGCGCGCTGTTGCCGGACACGCCGCTGCCGGATTTGCGGCTGCTCATC is a window of Myxococcus guangdongensis DNA encoding:
- a CDS encoding non-ribosomal peptide synthetase; translated protein: MRAFDQPTDPIYTFVDEEGEHTVTYAQLDAQVRAVAARLQREMAPGDRALLMYPPGREYVVGFLACLYAGVVAVPAYPPDVMRLGRTLPRLQALVADCGAKLALTTSGISQLVGPLTEGLDDLRALRWLSTDEVPRSEADRWRAPVLSDATVAFLQYTSGSTGTPKGVVLAHRQLMHNSEIIAHGFDASPYPRVVSWLPPYHDMGLIGGILQPLYRDMHVSLMSPMFFLQRPMRWLETISRHGATVSGGPNFAFDLCVRKSTPEERAALDLSRWEVAFCGAEPVRAETMERFVQAFAPSGFRREALYACYGLAEGTLIVTGRKRVAARPVDLVVRDFSREALEQGEARRPESGSEQVTLVGSGEVLGTQVLRVVDPVTGEAKAPGQVGELWLQGPSVAEGYWQRPEETERTFHARITGTGEGPFLRTGDLGVVDGGEVFVTGRLKDVLILRGRNLYPQDVELTVERSHPGLRPGCGVAFSVDVKGEERLVIVQEVSGKAVEAGTVDEAVARIQAAVAEEHGVAAHAVVLITAGSLPKTSSGKVQRRVTRQTFLEDGLEVVHVWREGRVEASTLDAAPREPVSTQEGDVLAWLREELSRSLGVAPGGLDADEPLTRYGLDSLRGLDVTHAVQQAWQVSLPPTLLLQGPSLREVSAWVERMRGTAESSSAMVGTEDSTPHVSDGQRALWFLQRLAPGATAYHITRAVRLSPQVDLAVLERAFTALVARHPVLACAFPEEKGEPVCRAATAPALEQESARGWTEQTLHERLVSESHRPFDLEHGPLLRLRVFTDVEGGPVLLIVLHHLVTDFWSLEVLAEELGVLYTAGKRGVPPLLPAPAPAVGPILRAEESRYTGARGEVLQSWWRERLSGELPVLELPTSRPRPRLQSFRGGTVSFRVEAETASRLASLGQAKGATPFMVLLAGYLAFLRRYTGQEDLVVGTPTAGRSRADLARQVGYFVNPVPLRARVARGVSFSGLLAEVRGTVLEALEHQELPFARLVERLQPRRDASRPPVFQTMFVLHSGRPGREALAPFALGGAGARVSLGELELESVPLRNQASAFDLTLSMAESGDGFEASLEYCTDLFDTDLAERMARHLRGMLDAVSRAPETPVLDLPLLEEEERRATLALGRRPTATRAPEPRGLHEVFEAWAVKTPEATALVAGATNWTYREVNEWADRLASRLRRQGVGPEARVATLFERGGPEAVIAFLAVLKAGGVVMPCEPSHPPERISWLLQDAGARWLLSQERLMRRLEVPSGVTSLRWEEFGSREAETEPSAEMNPSVPTLEAVAYLIYTSGSTGRPKGVLVPHRGALHLTEAMGARFNLGPGARVLQFASPVFDASVSEYLQALMTGSALHLPPSGEVLAGEALHRILREQRITHATLPPSACALLPDTPLPDLRLLISAGEPCPEDLVTRFAPGREMVNAYGPTEATVCSTWATCRAGEGTPDIGRPVPHVDAYVLDEALRPVPPGVAGELYVGGPMVTRGYLGRPELTAERFVPDPYADEPGARLYRTGDVARWRASGHLELLGRVDAQVKLRGFRIEPGEVESALRELAGMRQSHVRVWSPPSGGEPRLVAYVVAPEAGMPPPGEVRASLRARLPEYLVPADFVVLESLPVLSSGKVDTRALPPPTRATPQEGAPRTPLEETLAKAWAETLGFPAVSIHAHFFDDLGGSSLSAVRACARLREALGRDVPITHFFEHPTVQALARRLSSESEPGTQAVKHQERAEARRQALQRRGGRNNRDHG